From a region of the Pseudomonas fulva 12-X genome:
- a CDS encoding ATP-dependent Clp protease proteolytic subunit codes for MSLHVVHFTAPINSHTCGQLIDSCSKALQQGASRIVLKIATMGGECSYGFSLYNFLISLPVPVHTHNLGTVESMGNIIFLAGQRRTACAYSKFLFHPFHWTLNGSVDHARMAEYAMSLDYDMHLYRRIVEERTDGAREPLDIVACLTASPRIVDAEQALGAGLIDEVDCLTAQADAVQWVVHS; via the coding sequence ATGAGCCTTCACGTCGTTCACTTCACCGCCCCGATCAACTCCCACACCTGCGGGCAGTTGATCGACAGTTGCAGCAAGGCGCTGCAGCAGGGTGCCAGCCGCATCGTGCTGAAGATCGCCACCATGGGCGGCGAATGCAGCTACGGCTTTTCCCTCTACAACTTCCTGATTTCCCTGCCCGTGCCGGTGCACACCCACAACCTGGGCACCGTCGAGTCGATGGGCAATATCATCTTTCTGGCCGGGCAGCGACGCACCGCCTGCGCCTACAGCAAGTTCCTCTTTCATCCCTTCCACTGGACGCTCAACGGCTCGGTGGACCATGCGCGCATGGCCGAATACGCCATGAGCCTGGACTACGACATGCACCTGTATCGGCGCATCGTCGAGGAGCGCACTGACGGTGCCCGCGAGCCGCTGGACATCGTGGCGTGCCTGACCGCTTCACCGCGCATCGTCGACGCCGAGCAGGCCCTGGGCGCCGGGTTGATCGATGAGGTGGATTGCCTGACCGCGCAAGCGGATGCGGTGCAATGGGTGGTGCATTCCTGA
- a CDS encoding DUF1652 domain-containing protein codes for MGTDHSVVAGHWFDHLGFYWPARHAQAANFTRAEQIKQNYWFDKKVRTATNTGNKGVIPRAIIVAKIRFLDAAALLYNYFQPLVVQVSLQSPTSMVVRLSEKESETSLEVRDIPCRTSLTPTEVFAIIEQIEARIRLDKPELFNRHCVNKARLP; via the coding sequence GTGGGCACTGATCATTCTGTTGTTGCCGGTCATTGGTTTGATCATCTGGGGTTTTATTGGCCCGCGCGGCATGCCCAAGCCGCCAACTTCACCCGAGCAGAGCAAATAAAGCAAAACTATTGGTTTGACAAGAAAGTCCGCACCGCCACTAATACCGGTAATAAAGGAGTAATACCGAGAGCAATAATTGTGGCAAAGATTAGATTCCTGGACGCTGCAGCATTGCTGTACAACTATTTCCAGCCACTTGTTGTACAAGTGTCATTGCAATCGCCGACCAGTATGGTGGTGCGACTTTCGGAAAAGGAGTCGGAGACCTCCCTCGAAGTACGCGATATCCCCTGCAGGACATCGCTGACTCCGACGGAGGTGTTCGCCATCATCGAGCAGATCGAAGCGCGTATCCGCCTGGACAAACCCGAGCTGTTCAATCGCCACTGCGTGAACAAAGCCCGCCTGCCCTGA
- a CDS encoding PLD nuclease N-terminal domain-containing protein, giving the protein MGDPSLLFWLGAFVVIAFVDLVTIMNLWRSEKSFNTRLMWALIILLLPVIGLIIWGFIGPRGMPKPPTSPEQSK; this is encoded by the coding sequence ATGGGCGATCCATCCCTGCTGTTCTGGCTCGGCGCCTTCGTCGTCATCGCTTTCGTCGACCTGGTCACCATCATGAATCTGTGGCGCAGTGAAAAGAGCTTCAATACCCGGCTGATGTGGGCACTGATCATTCTGTTGTTGCCGGTCATTGGTTTGATCATCTGGGGTTTTATTGGCCCGCGCGGCATGCCCAAGCCGCCAACTTCACCCGAGCAGAGCAAATAA
- a CDS encoding methyl-accepting chemotaxis protein → MQSLKSLYDSIEMHFFDTLTKKLSSLFLLVLVSGLLVWVALSLRADIVQLLHGAQLDPALLKQVEGKLDTLGTALTLSALFTLGMVSFMVWYFRHLIVRPVDNMTRALEEIASGEGDLSRDLPLLTHDEIRTLASTCNRFLAKQREIISNVQALTVQIAVESARSLKNISDSSDSATHQARFANEVMSESNIAVGRIDEVSQQTQAISATTAHNLGMAQDSYAELLEVTGNISAISNSLNEFSTLVSALNERSSNIKSVVGLIQQISSQTNLLALNAAIEAARAGESGRGFAVVADEVRTLAQNVSQATGDISQNIDAMLKEVSTTHEQTARISQSARETQVVVERATGHFEAMIGDFESTTSKLAEIAEHIQQVADANTGINDRVTQIHADSQAIDQRMQRSATATRDLSGVAERVQELLGRFVLGEGELDAAITRATQCRDALQARLATLQREGVNLFDQNYKLIPNTDPKQYMTGYAERFAQICQEEIDRLTKGTQGGIVTFIVDNKGYCPVNNSWVSKPPTGNRAVDLPVCRNKRMFSDPVGLRAAGNTQRFLLQTYLRDTGEIMTEIDVPFFFEGRHWGNMRMGFDASRLLGKS, encoded by the coding sequence ATGCAGTCGTTAAAGTCGCTGTACGATTCCATCGAAATGCACTTTTTCGATACCTTGACCAAGAAGCTCTCCAGTCTCTTTCTGCTGGTATTGGTCAGCGGCTTGCTGGTCTGGGTGGCCTTGAGCCTGCGCGCCGATATCGTGCAGCTGCTGCACGGCGCCCAACTCGACCCGGCTCTGCTAAAGCAGGTCGAAGGCAAGCTCGACACCCTGGGCACCGCGCTGACACTCAGCGCGCTGTTCACGTTGGGCATGGTCAGTTTCATGGTCTGGTACTTCCGCCACCTGATCGTACGCCCGGTCGACAACATGACCCGAGCCTTGGAAGAAATCGCCAGCGGTGAAGGCGACCTGTCCCGCGACCTGCCCCTGCTCACCCACGACGAAATCCGTACCCTGGCCAGCACCTGCAACCGCTTCCTGGCCAAGCAGCGCGAGATCATCAGCAACGTGCAGGCGCTGACCGTGCAGATCGCCGTGGAGTCCGCCCGCTCGCTGAAGAACATCAGCGACTCCAGCGACAGCGCCACCCATCAGGCGCGCTTCGCCAACGAGGTGATGAGCGAGAGCAACATCGCCGTCGGCCGTATCGACGAGGTGTCGCAGCAGACCCAGGCGATCTCGGCGACCACCGCACACAACCTCGGCATGGCACAGGACTCCTACGCGGAGCTCCTGGAAGTCACCGGCAACATCAGCGCCATTTCCAACAGCCTCAACGAATTCAGCACCCTGGTTTCGGCACTCAACGAGCGTTCGTCGAACATCAAGTCGGTGGTCGGCCTGATCCAGCAGATTTCTTCGCAGACCAACCTGCTGGCACTCAACGCGGCCATCGAAGCGGCTCGTGCAGGCGAAAGCGGCCGCGGCTTCGCAGTGGTCGCCGATGAGGTGCGCACCCTGGCGCAGAACGTCAGCCAGGCCACCGGCGACATCTCGCAGAACATCGACGCCATGCTCAAGGAAGTCAGCACCACCCACGAGCAGACCGCGCGCATCAGCCAGAGCGCCCGGGAAACCCAGGTGGTGGTCGAGCGCGCCACGGGGCACTTCGAGGCCATGATCGGCGACTTCGAATCCACCACCAGCAAGCTGGCCGAGATCGCCGAGCACATCCAGCAGGTGGCCGACGCCAACACCGGCATCAATGATCGCGTCACCCAGATTCACGCCGACAGCCAGGCCATCGACCAGCGCATGCAGCGCTCCGCTACCGCCACTCGCGATCTCTCAGGCGTAGCCGAGCGCGTGCAGGAACTGCTCGGTCGCTTCGTGCTTGGCGAGGGCGAGCTGGACGCAGCCATCACCCGCGCCACGCAGTGCCGTGATGCGCTGCAGGCGCGCCTGGCCACCTTGCAGCGCGAAGGCGTGAACCTGTTCGACCAGAACTACAAGCTGATCCCCAACACCGATCCCAAGCAGTACATGACCGGCTATGCCGAGCGCTTCGCGCAGATCTGCCAGGAAGAGATCGACCGCCTGACCAAGGGCACGCAGGGCGGCATCGTGACCTTTATCGTCGACAACAAGGGCTACTGCCCGGTGAACAACAGCTGGGTGTCGAAGCCGCCAACCGGCAACCGCGCGGTCGACCTGCCGGTGTGCCGCAACAAGCGCATGTTCTCCGACCCGGTTGGCCTGCGCGCGGCGGGCAACACCCAGCGCTTCCTGCTGCAGACCTACCTGCGCGATACCGGCGAGATCATGACCGAGATCGATGTGCCGTTCTTCTTCGAGGGCCGCCACTGGGGCAACATGCGCATGGGCTTCGACGCCTCGCGCCTGCTGGGCAAATCCTGA
- a CDS encoding L-talarate/galactarate dehydratase yields the protein MSEHTLSQGCADQDQIAWVRIASVFLPLANPISDAKVLTGRQKPMTEIAMLFVEIESKDGHRGLGFSYSKRAGGPGQFAHAQEIAPALLGENPSDIQKLWTKLCWAGASVGRSGLSTQAIGAFDVALWDMKAKRAGLSLARLLGAQRDSVRCYNTSGGFLHTPLDQLKVNTDLSREKGIGGIKLKVGQPDSALDLHRVATIRQHLGDDFPLMVDANQQWDRPTAQRMCRRFEEFNLVWIEEPLDCYDAEGHAALAAAFDTPIATGEMLTSVAEHAEFIKTRGADYLMPDAPRVGGITPFLKIAAMAEHAGLMLAPHFAMELHVHLAATYPTEPWVEHFEWLEPLFNERLETRDGRMLVPNRPGLGLSLSERVAGWTAQQAEFGQRG from the coding sequence GTGAGTGAACATACCCTTTCCCAAGGCTGCGCAGACCAGGACCAGATCGCCTGGGTACGCATCGCCTCGGTCTTCCTGCCCCTGGCCAACCCGATCAGCGATGCCAAGGTGCTGACCGGCCGGCAAAAACCAATGACCGAGATCGCCATGCTGTTCGTGGAGATCGAAAGCAAGGACGGTCACCGCGGCCTGGGCTTCAGCTACTCGAAACGTGCCGGCGGCCCCGGCCAGTTCGCCCATGCCCAGGAAATCGCCCCGGCGCTGCTCGGCGAGAACCCCAGCGACATCCAGAAGCTGTGGACCAAGCTGTGCTGGGCCGGCGCCTCGGTGGGCCGCAGCGGTTTGTCGACCCAGGCCATCGGCGCCTTCGACGTGGCCCTGTGGGACATGAAAGCCAAGCGCGCGGGCCTGTCCCTCGCTCGCCTGCTCGGCGCCCAGCGCGACTCGGTGCGCTGCTACAACACCTCCGGCGGTTTTCTGCACACGCCACTGGATCAGCTCAAGGTCAACACCGATCTATCGCGCGAGAAAGGCATCGGCGGCATCAAGCTGAAGGTCGGTCAGCCCGACTCGGCGCTCGACCTGCACCGTGTCGCCACCATCCGCCAGCACCTGGGCGACGATTTCCCGCTGATGGTCGACGCCAACCAGCAGTGGGACCGCCCCACCGCCCAGCGCATGTGCCGGCGTTTCGAGGAATTCAACCTGGTGTGGATCGAAGAGCCGCTGGACTGCTACGACGCCGAAGGCCACGCCGCCCTGGCCGCTGCCTTCGACACGCCGATCGCCACCGGCGAGATGCTCACCAGCGTGGCCGAGCACGCCGAGTTCATCAAAACCCGCGGCGCCGACTACCTGATGCCCGATGCACCGCGGGTCGGCGGCATCACGCCATTCCTGAAGATCGCCGCCATGGCCGAGCACGCAGGGTTGATGCTCGCCCCGCACTTCGCCATGGAATTGCACGTGCACCTGGCTGCCACCTACCCGACCGAACCCTGGGTCGAGCACTTCGAATGGCTCGAGCCGCTGTTCAACGAGCGCCTGGAAACCCGCGATGGCCGCATGCTGGTGCCGAACCGCCCCGGCCTGGGCCTGTCGCTCAGCGAGCGCGTGGCTGGGTGGACCGCTCAACAGGCGGAGTTCGGCCAGCGCGGCTAA
- a CDS encoding LacI family DNA-binding transcriptional regulator, with the protein MSDDRPTRKRPSLPTGKAPTLADVAKVAGVSPITVSRTLNQPEIVRAELREKVFRAVQLTGYVPAMLTGAAEQRSRLISLLVPTVANSIFADTVQALIDTLTEAGHETLIGLTNYSAEREEQLLDTILRRRPDGIVLTGTLHTEASRMRLSRSGIPIVESWDLAPRPLDMLVGFSHETVGAAIARYLTGKGYRRFAVVTLDDPRGLRRCDSLVEELASLGIDAVPRVVLPPPATADLGREGLQRLLAAGERPEVLVCSSDTLAHGVLVEAAERGIRVPDDLAVMGFGDLNIAAHLQPSLSTVRINGAEIGLQAARALLQRLDHPHEEPVKVRIDTGFSIVERQSA; encoded by the coding sequence ATGAGTGATGACCGCCCCACCCGCAAGCGCCCGAGCCTGCCGACGGGCAAGGCGCCGACCCTGGCCGATGTCGCCAAGGTTGCCGGGGTATCGCCGATCACCGTATCGCGCACGCTCAACCAGCCAGAGATCGTGCGCGCCGAATTGCGCGAGAAGGTCTTCCGCGCTGTGCAGCTGACCGGTTACGTGCCGGCCATGCTCACCGGCGCCGCCGAACAACGCAGCCGGCTGATTTCCCTGCTGGTGCCGACCGTGGCCAACTCGATTTTCGCCGACACCGTGCAGGCACTGATCGACACCCTCACCGAAGCCGGCCACGAAACCCTGATCGGCCTGACCAACTACAGCGCCGAGCGCGAAGAGCAGTTGCTCGACACCATCCTGCGCCGCCGGCCCGACGGCATCGTGCTCACCGGCACCCTGCACACCGAGGCCAGCCGCATGCGCCTGTCGCGCTCAGGCATCCCCATCGTCGAGTCCTGGGACCTGGCGCCGCGGCCGCTGGACATGCTGGTGGGCTTTTCCCACGAAACGGTCGGCGCGGCCATCGCCCGCTACTTGACCGGCAAAGGCTATCGGCGTTTCGCCGTGGTGACCCTGGATGACCCGCGTGGCCTGCGGCGCTGCGACAGCCTGGTCGAGGAACTGGCCAGCCTGGGCATCGATGCAGTGCCCCGTGTCGTGCTGCCGCCACCGGCAACGGCCGACCTCGGTCGTGAGGGCCTGCAACGCCTGCTGGCCGCCGGCGAGCGCCCGGAGGTGCTGGTGTGCAGCTCCGATACCCTGGCCCACGGCGTGCTGGTGGAGGCGGCCGAACGGGGCATCCGCGTGCCGGATGATCTGGCGGTGATGGGCTTCGGCGACCTGAACATCGCCGCGCACCTGCAGCCTTCGCTGTCCACGGTACGCATCAACGGCGCCGAAATCGGCCTGCAGGCCGCCCGCGCCCTGCTCCAGCGCCTCGACCATCCCCATGAGGAACCGGTAAAGGTGCGCATCGATACGGGCTTCAGCATCGTCGAGCGGCAGAGCGCGTGA
- the pnuC gene encoding nicotinamide riboside transporter PnuC, which produces MPSNLELFANIANLIAVLLAARNSVHTWSVGIVGCLLFGWLFFTVQLYADVTLQGFFIVTSAMGWWAWLRGNAGGALPISRTPPRALLGYLGLAVIVAVAYGLLLHRFTDAYAPLVDSLVLTFSVLAQLLLMRRRVETWYGWLLVNTLAVPLFASRELYLTAGLYVLFWCNAWYGLYRWRRELQGQERLA; this is translated from the coding sequence ATGCCCAGCAATCTGGAGCTGTTCGCCAATATCGCCAACCTGATCGCCGTGTTGCTGGCGGCGCGCAACAGTGTGCACACCTGGTCGGTGGGTATCGTCGGTTGCCTGCTGTTCGGCTGGCTGTTCTTTACCGTGCAGCTGTACGCCGATGTCACCCTGCAGGGCTTTTTCATCGTCACCAGCGCCATGGGCTGGTGGGCCTGGCTGCGCGGCAACGCCGGTGGTGCGTTGCCGATCAGCCGTACGCCGCCTCGGGCGCTGCTCGGCTATCTGGGCCTGGCCGTCATCGTCGCGGTTGCCTACGGCCTGTTGCTGCATCGTTTCACCGATGCCTATGCGCCGCTGGTGGACTCCCTGGTGCTGACCTTCAGCGTGCTGGCGCAGCTGCTGCTGATGCGCCGGCGCGTGGAAACCTGGTACGGCTGGCTGCTGGTCAACACCCTGGCGGTGCCGCTGTTCGCCTCCCGCGAGTTGTACCTGACCGCCGGGCTTTACGTGCTGTTCTGGTGCAACGCCTGGTACGGCCTGTACCGCTGGCGTCGCGAGCTGCAGGGCCAGGAACGGTTGGCCTGA
- a CDS encoding AAA family ATPase — protein sequence MRKAFRRGLVVGKFSPLHLGHEFLIREALAQCEQLHLLSYSLPELPGCEAPRRERWLQVRFPDVPTLVVTPARVQAWRGEGRVLPDLPHNEAPDHQQRQFVAELCQVVLGTTVDAVFTSERYGDGFAAHLAQCFDHPVQHVCIDQARVAVPISGTQLREDPHRLKAFLAPPVYADFVERIVLLGGESTGKSSLAAALAQALGSVHVAEYGRECWEARGGELQYDNLLHIGRTQVARENAAAERANRYLVCDTSPLTTLFYSGAMFGRAEPELQRLAERPYAHTFLCADDFPFVQDGTRQDETFRRRQQAWYRDELQRRGCIYHELRGSLAERVAQAIKMLQSPVPQA from the coding sequence ATGCGTAAAGCCTTTCGACGCGGTCTGGTGGTCGGCAAGTTTTCACCTTTGCACCTGGGCCATGAGTTCCTGATCCGTGAGGCGCTGGCCCAGTGCGAACAGCTCCATCTGCTCAGCTACTCGTTGCCGGAGTTGCCCGGCTGCGAGGCGCCACGCCGCGAGCGCTGGTTGCAGGTACGTTTTCCCGATGTGCCGACGCTGGTGGTCACGCCTGCGCGTGTCCAAGCCTGGCGTGGCGAGGGCAGGGTGCTGCCTGATCTGCCGCACAACGAGGCGCCCGATCACCAGCAGCGGCAGTTCGTCGCCGAGCTGTGTCAGGTGGTACTCGGCACCACGGTCGATGCGGTGTTCACCAGCGAGCGTTATGGCGATGGTTTCGCTGCACATCTGGCCCAGTGCTTTGACCATCCGGTGCAGCATGTCTGCATCGATCAGGCGCGGGTTGCCGTGCCGATCTCCGGTACTCAATTGCGTGAAGATCCCCACCGGCTCAAGGCTTTTCTGGCGCCGCCGGTGTATGCCGATTTCGTCGAGCGCATCGTGCTGCTGGGCGGCGAGTCTACCGGCAAGAGCAGCCTGGCCGCGGCCCTGGCCCAGGCGTTGGGCAGCGTGCATGTCGCCGAATACGGGCGCGAGTGCTGGGAGGCGCGCGGCGGCGAGCTGCAGTACGACAATCTGCTGCATATCGGTCGTACTCAGGTGGCCCGCGAGAACGCCGCCGCCGAGCGCGCCAACCGCTACCTGGTCTGTGACACCTCGCCGTTGACCACGCTGTTCTACAGTGGCGCAATGTTCGGTCGCGCCGAGCCCGAGTTGCAGCGCCTTGCCGAGCGGCCTTATGCGCACACCTTCCTGTGCGCTGACGACTTTCCCTTCGTGCAGGACGGCACCCGCCAGGACGAAACCTTTCGCCGTCGCCAGCAGGCCTGGTATCGCGATGAGTTACAGCGCCGCGGCTGCATCTATCACGAGCTGCGCGGCTCCCTCGCCGAGCGCGTCGCCCAAGCCATAAAAATGCTGCAAAGCCCCGTGCCACAAGCGTAA
- a CDS encoding zinc-dependent alcohol dehydrogenase: MRALTYHGSHDVRVDNVPDPIIQEPDDIILRVTATAICGSDLHLYRGKIPQVKHGDVFGHEFMGIVEEVGSAVTAVSKGDRVIVPFVIACGSCFFCDMNLHAACETTNNGRGAILNKKQIPSGAALFGYSHLYGGMPGGQAELVRVPKANAGPFKIPDELDDERVLFLTDILPTGYQAVINGGVKEGSSVAIYGAGPVGLMAAACARMLGARQIFMVDNQPYRLEYARATYGVVPINFDKVDDPAEAIIEQTDGHRGVDAAIDAVGFEAKGSATETLLTQLKLEGSSGKALRQCIAAVRRGGMVSVPGVYAGFIHGFLFGDAFDKGLTFKMGQTHVHGLLPDLLERIQGGELQPEIIISHRMNLSDAAEGYRLFDKQEDDCRKVILRP, from the coding sequence ATGCGCGCATTGACCTACCACGGCAGCCACGACGTTCGCGTCGACAACGTACCCGACCCCATCATCCAGGAGCCGGACGACATCATCCTGCGGGTGACCGCCACAGCGATCTGCGGCTCGGACCTGCACCTGTACCGCGGCAAGATTCCCCAGGTGAAACACGGCGACGTGTTCGGCCATGAATTCATGGGCATCGTCGAGGAAGTCGGCAGCGCCGTGACGGCGGTCAGCAAGGGCGACCGGGTGATCGTGCCGTTCGTGATCGCCTGCGGCAGCTGCTTCTTCTGTGACATGAACCTGCACGCCGCTTGTGAAACCACCAACAACGGTCGCGGTGCGATCCTCAACAAGAAGCAGATTCCCTCCGGCGCGGCGCTGTTCGGTTACAGCCATCTGTATGGCGGCATGCCCGGCGGTCAGGCCGAATTGGTGCGGGTGCCCAAGGCCAATGCCGGGCCGTTCAAGATCCCCGACGAGCTCGATGACGAGCGCGTGCTGTTTCTTACCGACATCCTGCCGACCGGCTACCAGGCGGTGATCAATGGCGGGGTAAAGGAGGGCAGCAGCGTGGCGATCTACGGGGCCGGCCCGGTGGGGCTGATGGCGGCGGCCTGCGCGCGGATGCTCGGCGCCCGGCAGATCTTCATGGTCGACAACCAGCCGTACCGCCTCGAATACGCCCGAGCGACCTATGGCGTGGTGCCGATCAATTTCGACAAGGTCGATGACCCTGCCGAAGCGATCATCGAACAGACCGACGGCCACCGTGGCGTGGATGCGGCCATCGACGCGGTGGGTTTCGAAGCCAAGGGCAGTGCCACCGAAACCCTGCTTACTCAATTGAAGCTCGAAGGCAGCAGCGGCAAAGCGCTGCGCCAGTGCATCGCGGCGGTTCGGCGCGGCGGCATGGTCAGCGTGCCCGGTGTGTACGCGGGGTTCATCCACGGCTTCCTGTTCGGCGATGCCTTCGACAAGGGCCTGACTTTCAAGATGGGCCAGACCCATGTGCACGGCTTGCTGCCGGATTTGCTGGAACGCATCCAGGGTGGTGAGCTGCAGCCGGAGATCATCATCAGCCACCGCATGAACCTCTCCGATGCCGCCGAGGGCTATCGGCTTTTCGACAAGCAGGAGGACGATTGCCGCAAGGTGATTCTGCGACCCTGA
- a CDS encoding DUF3509 domain-containing protein — protein sequence MTAVAIEVLASALPDHEITLTPRPDGKFLLTVAKGGETQLCRAIDRRTVVEQNELRALAHELERDQKLVSGEISWKGAGARWVRRKLPTFTGAPVSPTAAKMMWTRRNLDRRQRPTA from the coding sequence ATGACTGCTGTTGCCATTGAAGTGCTTGCGTCTGCGCTGCCGGATCATGAAATCACCCTCACACCGCGCCCGGACGGAAAATTTCTGCTGACAGTTGCCAAGGGTGGCGAAACCCAACTTTGCCGTGCCATCGACCGCCGTACCGTGGTCGAGCAGAACGAGCTGCGTGCCCTGGCCCACGAGCTGGAGCGCGACCAGAAGCTGGTCAGCGGCGAGATTTCCTGGAAGGGCGCTGGTGCCCGCTGGGTTCGCCGCAAGCTGCCTACCTTCACCGGTGCTCCGGTGAGCCCGACCGCCGCCAAGATGATGTGGACGCGGCGTAACCTGGACCGTCGCCAGCGCCCGACGGCCTGA
- a CDS encoding ferritin-like domain-containing protein produces MATKNENLLSWLRDAHAMEQQAEQMLKAQASRLEHYPKLKTRIEQHIEETQGQRELLEGCLERLGEKPSMLKDIAGKLTAFGQAVGGSVMSDEVIKGAMSGYVFENLEIASYTVLIAAAKAAGDHETQRVCETILPQEEAMAEWIKDHLPELTDAFLTRSEAPDTEAKR; encoded by the coding sequence ATGGCGACCAAAAACGAGAATCTGTTGAGCTGGCTTCGTGATGCCCATGCGATGGAACAACAGGCCGAGCAGATGTTGAAGGCGCAGGCCTCGCGTCTCGAACATTATCCGAAGCTCAAGACCCGTATCGAGCAACATATCGAGGAAACCCAGGGCCAGCGTGAACTGCTGGAAGGCTGCCTGGAGCGTCTTGGCGAGAAGCCGTCCATGCTCAAGGACATCGCCGGCAAGTTGACCGCTTTCGGCCAGGCGGTCGGTGGCTCCGTGATGAGCGATGAAGTGATCAAGGGCGCCATGAGCGGCTACGTGTTCGAGAACCTGGAAATCGCCTCTTACACCGTACTGATCGCCGCCGCCAAGGCTGCCGGCGACCATGAAACCCAGCGCGTCTGCGAGACCATCCTGCCCCAGGAGGAGGCGATGGCCGAGTGGATCAAGGATCACCTGCCCGAGCTGACCGATGCCTTCCTGACCCGCTCGGAAGCGCCGGATACCGAAGCCAAGCGTTAG
- a CDS encoding RipA family octameric membrane protein — protein MSRIITSPEAEPVEDDSEVSDSLMFGTPKERLDFYRREIQYETNLMADRTNAYLAAQSFLVIAFASSMANANPDWGDMFTLVVPTMLALLGIVSSLNAWPGIRASAAIIGHWHFKQEQLLRSEPKFGHAYDESPLFSEHESSKERYLKSLRFSLRSPWLFTIFWAALGAFSVWLQLSSSAKV, from the coding sequence GTGTCCAGAATCATCACCTCACCTGAAGCCGAACCGGTTGAAGACGACTCCGAAGTCTCCGACTCGCTGATGTTCGGTACGCCCAAGGAACGCCTGGATTTCTATCGCCGGGAGATCCAGTACGAAACCAACCTCATGGCCGACCGCACCAACGCCTACCTGGCTGCGCAGTCGTTTCTGGTCATCGCCTTCGCCTCTTCGATGGCCAACGCCAACCCCGATTGGGGCGACATGTTCACCCTGGTGGTGCCCACCATGCTGGCGCTACTGGGTATAGTCAGTTCACTGAATGCCTGGCCGGGCATTCGCGCCTCGGCGGCGATCATCGGCCACTGGCATTTCAAGCAGGAGCAGTTGCTGCGCAGCGAGCCGAAGTTCGGCCACGCCTACGACGAGTCGCCGCTGTTCAGTGAGCACGAGTCCAGCAAGGAGCGCTATTTGAAGTCCCTGCGCTTCTCGTTGCGCTCGCCCTGGCTATTCACCATTTTCTGGGCTGCTCTGGGCGCTTTCTCGGTGTGGCTGCAGCTGTCGTCGTCGGCCAAGGTATGA
- a CDS encoding SCO family protein, which translates to MKRTWIASAVMIGLLFAALPLSYQLWPARTPVVAAVDAGQRIGGPFELRDPSGRIVTHQSFDGRWLLVFFGFTRCADICPTTLMQVAKVLDGLGEQGARLQPLFISLDPERDTPEVLAAYTTFFDERILGLTGTPEQIQQVADAYGVYFRKVSMGDTYMLDHSGAVYLMNPQGELASLIPLRTAPADAVREISTAMVQSRDG; encoded by the coding sequence GTGAAACGCACCTGGATAGCCAGCGCCGTGATGATCGGGTTGCTGTTCGCCGCCTTGCCGCTTTCCTATCAGTTGTGGCCGGCACGCACGCCGGTGGTGGCCGCCGTCGATGCCGGCCAGCGCATCGGCGGGCCGTTCGAGCTGCGTGACCCGAGTGGGCGCATCGTCACGCACCAGAGTTTCGACGGGCGATGGTTGCTGGTGTTCTTCGGCTTTACCCGTTGCGCGGATATCTGCCCGACCACCCTGATGCAGGTCGCCAAAGTGCTCGACGGTCTGGGCGAGCAGGGCGCCCGGCTGCAGCCGCTGTTTATCAGCCTCGATCCTGAACGTGATACGCCTGAGGTTCTCGCCGCCTACACGACCTTTTTCGACGAACGCATCCTCGGTCTGACCGGCACCCCGGAGCAGATCCAGCAGGTCGCCGATGCTTACGGTGTGTACTTTCGCAAGGTATCGATGGGCGATACCTACATGCTCGACCACAGCGGCGCGGTCTACCTGATGAACCCGCAGGGCGAGCTGGCCAGCCTGATCCCGCTGCGCACCGCGCCGGCGGATGCGGTGCGGGAAATCTCCACCGCCATGGTGCAATCGCGCGATGGCTGA